A part of Aquibium oceanicum genomic DNA contains:
- a CDS encoding substrate-binding domain-containing protein, whose amino-acid sequence MKRMIATLTVATALAAAGWSSAYTQEDPVKIALVHGLSGSPLEAYSKQTTNGFNLGLEYATKGTMEIKGRKIEVIEKDTQFKPDVARSVLAEAYGDDEALIAVGGTSSGVTTAMLPIAQEYEKILLVEPAVADSLTGPDSNRYVFKTSRNSSMDTQAQALALSPDENLFVATLAQDYAFGRDGISSFKRALEGTGATLVAEEYVPQQTTDFTATIERLFNALKDKEGRKVIYIYVAGIDAMTPLASADPARYGIELSTGGNILPAMASYKQVPGMEGSIYYYYEAPKNEINDWLVKAHQEKFGSPPDFFTAGGMAAALAIVKALETAEDWDTETLISTMEGMSWETPKGTMTFRPEDHQALQSMYHFKIKVDDNVAWAIPELVREIKPEEMDIPIGRNNQE is encoded by the coding sequence ATGAAAAGAATGATTGCAACGCTGACGGTCGCGACGGCACTCGCCGCCGCCGGCTGGTCGAGCGCCTATACGCAGGAGGATCCGGTCAAGATCGCGCTGGTGCACGGCCTGTCGGGCTCGCCGCTCGAGGCCTATTCCAAGCAGACCACCAACGGTTTCAACCTCGGTCTCGAATACGCCACCAAGGGCACGATGGAGATCAAGGGACGCAAGATCGAGGTGATCGAGAAGGACACCCAGTTCAAGCCCGACGTCGCGCGTTCCGTGCTTGCGGAAGCCTATGGCGACGACGAGGCGCTGATCGCCGTCGGCGGCACGTCGTCCGGCGTAACGACGGCCATGCTGCCGATCGCGCAGGAATACGAGAAGATCCTGCTGGTCGAGCCGGCGGTGGCGGATTCGCTGACGGGTCCGGATTCCAACCGCTACGTCTTCAAGACCTCGCGCAACTCCTCGATGGACACGCAGGCGCAGGCGCTGGCGCTCAGCCCCGACGAGAACCTGTTCGTCGCCACGCTGGCGCAGGACTACGCCTTCGGCCGCGACGGCATTTCGTCCTTCAAGCGCGCGCTCGAAGGCACTGGCGCGACGCTGGTGGCGGAAGAATACGTGCCGCAGCAGACGACCGACTTTACCGCGACCATCGAGCGCCTGTTCAACGCGCTGAAGGACAAGGAAGGCCGCAAGGTCATCTACATCTACGTCGCCGGCATCGACGCCATGACACCGCTCGCCTCCGCCGACCCGGCCCGCTACGGCATCGAACTGTCGACGGGCGGCAACATCCTGCCCGCCATGGCTTCCTACAAGCAGGTGCCGGGCATGGAAGGCTCGATCTACTATTACTACGAGGCGCCCAAGAACGAGATCAACGACTGGCTTGTGAAGGCGCACCAGGAGAAGTTCGGCTCGCCGCCCGACTTCTTCACCGCCGGCGGCATGGCCGCGGCGCTGGCCATCGTCAAGGCGCTGGAGACCGCCGAGGACTGGGACACCGAGACGCTGATCTCGACCATGGAAGGTATGAGCTGGGAGACGCCGAAGGGCACGATGACCTTCCGTCCGGAGGATCACCAGGCGTTGCAGTCCATGTACCACTTCAAGATCAAGGTGGACGACAATGTCGCCTGGGCCATCCCGGAACTCGTCCGCGAGATCAAGCCGGAGGAGATGGACATTCCGATCGGGCGCAACAACCAGGAATAG
- a CDS encoding alpha/beta fold hydrolase produces MMLPRSTYVPAAGHEMHVTEWGDPKNPALVMWHGLARTGRDFDEAAAALSDTYFVICPDTLGRGLSSWSRPGGVDYSYETFGDTAMAILDHYGIDRLRWVGTSMGGLIGVTLAAGRLKDRISHLVINDIGPDIPEEGTGRIASYVGNPPVYDTVAELEAWLRKNYAPFGKNTEAFWRRMADTSTRRTDEGRVTVHYDPMIVTQFTLHKGDLDVWDQYDAVTARTLLLRGQSSDVLPEAIACEMTRRGPKPRLVTFPDCGHAPTLASEGEIRLLREFLE; encoded by the coding sequence ATGATGTTGCCGCGCTCGACCTATGTTCCGGCGGCCGGCCACGAGATGCACGTGACCGAATGGGGCGATCCGAAAAATCCGGCGCTGGTGATGTGGCACGGCCTGGCGCGCACCGGCCGCGACTTCGACGAGGCGGCTGCTGCCCTTTCCGACACCTATTTCGTGATCTGCCCCGACACGCTGGGGCGCGGCCTGTCGAGCTGGTCGCGGCCGGGCGGGGTGGATTATTCCTACGAGACCTTCGGCGACACCGCGATGGCCATCCTCGACCATTACGGCATCGACCGGCTGCGCTGGGTGGGCACTTCGATGGGCGGGCTGATCGGCGTGACGCTGGCGGCGGGCCGGCTGAAGGACCGCATATCCCACCTCGTCATCAACGATATCGGGCCGGACATTCCGGAGGAAGGCACGGGGCGCATCGCCTCCTATGTCGGCAATCCGCCGGTCTACGACACGGTGGCGGAACTCGAGGCGTGGCTGCGCAAGAACTACGCGCCGTTCGGAAAGAACACCGAGGCCTTCTGGCGCCGCATGGCCGATACCTCTACCCGACGCACCGACGAGGGCAGGGTGACGGTCCACTACGACCCGATGATCGTGACGCAGTTCACCCTGCACAAGGGCGATCTCGACGTGTGGGATCAGTACGATGCGGTGACCGCCAGGACGCTGCTCCTGCGCGGACAGTCCTCGGACGTCCTGCCGGAAGCGATCGCCTGCGAAATGACCAGGCGCGGCCCGAAGCCGCGTCTCGTGACCTTCCCCGACTGCGGCCACGCGCCGACGCTGGCGAGCGAGGGAGAGATTCGGTTGCTACGGGAGTTTCTTGAGTAG
- a CDS encoding SDR family NAD(P)-dependent oxidoreductase, which yields MSETQLRKTIVLTGASRGIGHATVKRFSREGWRVITCSRQAFSDDCPWPQGPEDHIKVDLSDPEEVGAAVADMRHRLESTGGQLHALVNNAGISPKLKEGGRMNSFDTPMHVWRDVFQVNFFAPIMLARGLFKELEAAQGSIVNVTSIAGTRVHPFAGTAYATSKAALGSLTREMAADFGPHGIRVNAIAPGEIDTAILSPGTDRIVETIPLRRLGTTAEVADIIFFLCSPQAAYVSGSEIHINGGQHV from the coding sequence ATGTCCGAGACGCAGCTTCGCAAGACCATCGTGCTGACCGGCGCCAGCCGCGGCATCGGGCACGCAACCGTGAAGCGCTTTTCGCGCGAGGGGTGGCGGGTGATCACCTGTTCCAGGCAGGCCTTTTCCGACGACTGCCCCTGGCCGCAGGGGCCGGAGGACCACATCAAGGTCGACCTGTCCGATCCGGAGGAGGTGGGGGCGGCGGTGGCCGACATGCGCCACCGGCTGGAGAGCACCGGCGGGCAGTTGCACGCGCTGGTCAACAATGCCGGGATATCGCCCAAGCTGAAGGAGGGCGGACGGATGAACTCCTTCGACACGCCCATGCATGTGTGGCGCGACGTGTTCCAGGTGAACTTCTTCGCGCCGATCATGCTGGCGCGCGGATTGTTCAAGGAACTGGAGGCCGCGCAGGGCTCGATCGTCAACGTCACCTCGATCGCCGGCACGCGCGTGCATCCCTTCGCGGGCACCGCCTATGCCACCTCGAAGGCAGCGCTCGGCTCCCTGACGCGCGAGATGGCGGCAGATTTCGGCCCGCACGGCATCCGCGTCAACGCGATCGCGCCGGGCGAGATCGACACGGCGATCCTGTCGCCCGGCACCGACCGGATCGTCGAGACGATCCCGTTGCGACGGCTCGGCACCACGGCGGAGGTGGCCGACATCATCTTCTTCCTGTGCTCGCCGCAGGCAGCCTACGTCTCGGGCTCGGAGATCCACATCAATGGCGGCCAGCATGTCTGA
- a CDS encoding branched-chain amino acid ABC transporter permease, with protein sequence MSVATSSHSGTSERRVPAGRLAVYAIALAIGLCLAFAPFLFTDVRAQEVAARICIFIVLVASYDLLIGYTGIVSFAHTMFFGLGAYGTAMVLKAWGPGWDAIIVGGAVGVAAAFVLAVLIGLLSLRVKAIFFAMVTLAAASVMLVLASQLSDFTGGEDGFTYQVPRLFSPAMKLFEDADGKVARLFGVALNGKVAAYYFVFLSSLVLFLVMLRIVASPMGTVLEAVRENEMRAEAIGYRVVAYRTAIFCIAAVIAALAGVVRAVWLKYVGPEVALSFGIMIDILLMVVIGGMGTIYGAVIGVVVMSLAQFYLKDLMEVAAGATSGIPLLPDLLNPDRWLLWLGVLFILLVYFFPAGIAGTLMKKGSH encoded by the coding sequence ATGAGCGTCGCAACAAGCAGCCACTCCGGGACCTCCGAGCGCCGCGTGCCCGCCGGGCGGCTTGCCGTTTATGCCATCGCGCTGGCGATCGGGCTCTGCCTTGCCTTCGCGCCGTTCCTGTTCACCGACGTGCGGGCGCAGGAGGTGGCGGCGCGCATCTGCATCTTCATCGTGCTGGTGGCGAGCTACGATCTGCTGATCGGCTACACCGGCATCGTCTCCTTCGCCCATACGATGTTCTTCGGGCTCGGGGCCTACGGCACCGCGATGGTGCTGAAGGCCTGGGGGCCGGGATGGGACGCGATCATCGTCGGGGGTGCCGTGGGTGTGGCGGCGGCCTTTGTGCTCGCCGTGCTGATCGGGCTCTTGTCGCTTAGGGTGAAGGCGATCTTCTTTGCCATGGTGACGCTGGCGGCGGCCTCCGTGATGCTGGTGCTGGCGAGCCAGCTGTCGGACTTCACCGGCGGCGAGGACGGTTTTACCTATCAGGTGCCGCGGCTCTTCTCGCCGGCGATGAAGCTGTTCGAGGATGCCGACGGCAAGGTGGCGAGGCTGTTCGGCGTGGCGCTGAACGGCAAGGTGGCGGCGTACTACTTCGTCTTCCTGTCCTCGCTGGTGCTTTTCCTGGTCATGCTGCGCATCGTCGCCTCGCCGATGGGAACGGTGCTGGAAGCCGTGCGCGAGAACGAGATGCGTGCCGAGGCGATCGGCTACCGCGTCGTCGCATACCGCACCGCGATCTTCTGCATCGCGGCGGTCATCGCCGCGCTTGCCGGCGTGGTGCGAGCGGTCTGGCTCAAATATGTCGGGCCGGAGGTGGCGCTTTCCTTCGGCATCATGATCGACATCCTGCTGATGGTCGTCATCGGCGGCATGGGCACGATCTACGGCGCCGTCATCGGCGTGGTCGTGATGAGCCTGGCGCAGTTCTACCTCAAGGACCTGATGGAGGTGGCCGCCGGCGCGACCTCGGGGATCCCGCTGCTGCCGGACCTGCTCAATCCGGACCGCTGGCTGCTTTGGCTCGGGGTGCTGTTCATCCTGCTCGTCTACTTCTTCCCGGCGGGGATCGCCGGAACGCTCATGAAAAAGGGAAGCCACTGA
- a CDS encoding class I SAM-dependent methyltransferase, which translates to MAASMSEAGAGRPCASYTDPRLAAVYDPLNPPDAADAFYLELAGEGPLKILDVGCGTGRLATALAERGHRVTGADPAAAMLDVARLRPGGDKVRWVEGTAGTLALGPVFDLIIMTGHVFQVFLEDDAVMAAVANLREHLAPGGKLAFEMRNAAVRDWETWTPDATRETVQVPGIGPVEVFHDIAAADGRLVTFETHFVFGPGDTALTTSTLRFMDHGEMARFVERAGLRAQAWQGDWDRSAIADDSPEIIVIAGVG; encoded by the coding sequence ATGGCGGCCAGCATGTCTGAGGCGGGCGCGGGGCGGCCCTGTGCCAGCTACACCGATCCGAGGCTCGCCGCCGTCTACGACCCGCTCAACCCTCCGGACGCGGCCGACGCGTTCTATCTCGAGCTCGCGGGGGAGGGGCCGCTAAAAATCCTCGACGTCGGCTGTGGCACCGGGCGGCTCGCGACGGCCCTGGCCGAACGCGGGCACAGGGTCACCGGCGCCGATCCGGCAGCCGCCATGCTGGACGTGGCGCGCCTGCGGCCGGGCGGCGACAAGGTGCGGTGGGTGGAAGGCACGGCCGGCACCCTGGCGCTGGGGCCGGTCTTCGACCTCATCATCATGACCGGGCACGTGTTCCAGGTCTTCCTCGAAGACGACGCGGTCATGGCGGCGGTGGCGAACCTGCGCGAGCACCTCGCGCCGGGCGGAAAACTCGCCTTCGAGATGCGCAACGCGGCGGTGCGCGACTGGGAAACCTGGACGCCGGACGCGACGCGGGAGACGGTGCAGGTGCCCGGCATCGGGCCGGTGGAGGTGTTTCACGACATCGCGGCCGCGGACGGGCGGCTGGTGACCTTCGAGACGCACTTCGTCTTCGGACCGGGCGACACGGCGCTCACGACGAGCACGCTGCGGTTCATGGACCATGGCGAGATGGCGCGCTTCGTCGAACGCGCGGGGCTGCGGGCGCAGGCGTGGCAAGGCGACTGGGACCGGTCGGCGATAGCTGACGACAGTCCGGAGATCATCGTGATTGCGGGAGTGGGCTGA
- a CDS encoding class I adenylate-forming enzyme family protein gives MNLAEWLVRRAKLSPRSPALFRGTAMVGDYRGFARSAAGIGQALAKRFGIGPGDRVAIVASNCTGYLEAMYGIWFAGAAAVPVNAKLHGREAAWILEDSGAKLVFVTEKAGNALAPYLPDCCRTVVDLASYGFAAMRAADGVEEPVSRGRDDMAWLFYTSGTTGKPKGVMISNGNLHAMAFSYLADVDAVHAGDAALYAAPLSHGAGLYSVQHVLKGARHAVPESGGFDAAEIFETAKALGDVHMFAAPTMVRRLVDAAKASGSDGEGIRTIVYGGGPMYLADIVEAVEVMGPRFCQIYGQGESPMTITALPRERVADRDHPRWRERLASVGTAQSCVEVRVVDEEGRPLPAGETGEVVVRGAAVMSGYWNDPQATAKTLREGWLWTGDMGALDEDGFLTLKDRSKDVIISGGTNVYPREVEEALLTHPAVHEVSVVGRADAEWGETVAAFVVLEPGSEATQAELDRHCLDRIARFKRPKTYRFVEALPKNNYGKVLKTELRALVARERQTEGA, from the coding sequence ATGAACCTGGCCGAATGGCTGGTGAGACGTGCGAAGCTGTCGCCGCGGAGCCCCGCGCTCTTTCGCGGGACGGCGATGGTCGGCGACTATCGCGGCTTCGCACGGTCGGCCGCCGGGATCGGCCAGGCGCTGGCAAAGCGCTTCGGCATCGGGCCGGGCGACCGCGTGGCGATCGTGGCGTCGAACTGCACCGGATACCTGGAAGCGATGTACGGCATCTGGTTCGCCGGCGCGGCGGCGGTTCCCGTCAACGCCAAGCTGCACGGCCGCGAGGCGGCGTGGATCCTGGAGGATTCGGGCGCCAAGCTCGTGTTCGTGACGGAGAAGGCCGGCAACGCGCTGGCGCCTTACCTGCCGGATTGCTGCCGCACCGTCGTCGACCTCGCGTCGTACGGGTTCGCCGCCATGCGCGCGGCGGACGGCGTCGAAGAGCCGGTGTCGCGCGGCCGCGACGACATGGCCTGGCTGTTCTACACCTCGGGCACGACGGGCAAGCCGAAGGGGGTGATGATCTCCAACGGCAACCTCCACGCCATGGCGTTTTCCTACCTCGCCGACGTCGACGCGGTGCATGCGGGCGACGCAGCGCTCTACGCCGCGCCGCTGAGCCATGGGGCAGGGCTCTACAGCGTGCAGCACGTGCTCAAGGGCGCGCGCCACGCGGTGCCGGAGAGCGGCGGGTTCGACGCGGCGGAGATCTTCGAAACGGCCAAGGCGCTCGGCGACGTCCACATGTTCGCCGCGCCGACCATGGTGCGCCGCCTCGTCGATGCCGCGAAGGCGAGCGGATCGGACGGTGAGGGCATCCGCACGATCGTCTACGGCGGCGGGCCGATGTATCTCGCCGACATCGTGGAAGCGGTGGAGGTCATGGGGCCGCGTTTCTGCCAGATCTACGGCCAGGGCGAGAGCCCGATGACCATCACGGCGCTGCCGCGCGAACGCGTCGCCGACCGCGACCACCCGCGCTGGCGTGAACGGCTCGCCTCGGTCGGCACCGCGCAGTCCTGCGTGGAGGTGCGGGTGGTGGACGAGGAAGGGCGGCCGCTTCCCGCCGGGGAGACCGGCGAGGTGGTGGTGCGGGGTGCAGCGGTCATGTCCGGCTACTGGAACGATCCGCAGGCGACGGCGAAGACGCTGCGCGAGGGATGGCTTTGGACCGGCGACATGGGCGCGCTGGACGAGGACGGGTTCCTGACGCTGAAGGACCGCTCCAAGGACGTCATCATCTCGGGCGGCACCAACGTCTATCCGCGCGAGGTGGAGGAGGCGCTGCTGACGCATCCGGCCGTGCACGAGGTGTCGGTGGTCGGCAGGGCTGACGCCGAATGGGGCGAGACGGTCGCGGCCTTCGTGGTGCTGGAGCCCGGCAGCGAGGCGACGCAGGCCGAGCTCGACCGGCACTGCCTCGACCGGATCGCGCGCTTCAAGCGGCCGAAGACCTACCGCTTCGTCGAGGCGCTGCCGAAGAACAACTACGGAAAGGTGCTGAAGACGGAGCTGCGCGCGCTGGTGGCGCGGGAGCGGCAGACGGAAGGGGCATGA
- a CDS encoding ABC transporter ATP-binding protein has product MTPSLRTENLTIRFGGHVAVNGVTCAFRAGELTVIVGPNGAGKTTWFNLVSGQLRPSEGKVFKGDREISGLSPSARAKAGIGRAFQLTNLFPKLSVLENVRLAVQARRGDGPRIFTRAASLTRLRDEAQGYLESARLADVAGYPASALPHGDQRKLEVAMLIAMQPDVFMFDEPTAGMSVDEAPVILDLIASIKKDTSRTILLVEHKMDVVRALADRIVVLHNGELVADGKPDEVMALPQVREIYLGVGADEEEAA; this is encoded by the coding sequence ATGACCCCCTCTCTCCGCACAGAAAACCTGACGATCCGCTTCGGCGGGCATGTCGCCGTGAACGGGGTGACGTGTGCCTTCCGGGCGGGGGAGCTGACGGTGATCGTGGGGCCGAACGGGGCAGGCAAGACGACGTGGTTCAACCTCGTTTCGGGCCAGTTGCGGCCGAGCGAGGGCAAGGTTTTCAAGGGCGATAGGGAGATTTCCGGGCTGTCGCCGTCCGCACGCGCCAAGGCCGGCATCGGCCGCGCGTTCCAGCTGACCAACCTGTTTCCGAAGCTTTCGGTCCTTGAGAACGTCCGGCTCGCGGTGCAGGCGCGGCGCGGCGACGGGCCGCGAATCTTTACGCGCGCGGCGTCGCTGACCCGATTGCGCGACGAGGCGCAGGGCTATCTCGAAAGCGCGCGGCTGGCCGACGTCGCGGGATACCCGGCCTCGGCGCTGCCGCATGGCGACCAGCGCAAGCTGGAAGTGGCGATGCTGATCGCCATGCAGCCGGATGTCTTCATGTTCGACGAGCCCACCGCCGGCATGTCGGTCGACGAGGCGCCGGTGATCCTCGACCTCATAGCCTCGATCAAGAAGGACACGTCGAGGACGATCCTGCTGGTCGAGCACAAGATGGACGTGGTGCGCGCGCTCGCCGACCGTATCGTGGTGCTGCACAACGGCGAACTCGTCGCCGACGGCAAGCCGGACGAGGTGATGGCGCTGCCGCAGGTGCGCGAGATCTATCTCGGCGTCGGGGCCGATGAGGAGGAAGCGGCATGA
- a CDS encoding ABC transporter ATP-binding protein has product MSGAILRLDDVHTDIAQYHILHGISMNVPEGGVHVLLGRNGAGKTTTLRTVMGLWRARKGAVVFRHHDITAMPTPDIARLGIAYVPENMGIFGGLTVEENMRLASTSGRFDDDRLGRVFALFPAMEKFWTKQAFALSGGQKQMLAISRAIIERRELILIDEPTKGLAPAIIRNMITAFREIAEETTILLVEQNFLFARSLGRGVAVIDDGRIVHSGGMAELAGDEALQTRLLSLSLAEHQ; this is encoded by the coding sequence ATGAGCGGCGCGATCCTGAGGCTCGACGACGTCCACACCGACATCGCGCAGTACCACATCCTGCACGGCATCTCGATGAACGTGCCGGAAGGCGGCGTGCACGTGCTGCTCGGCCGCAACGGGGCGGGCAAGACCACCACGCTGCGAACGGTGATGGGCCTGTGGCGGGCGCGCAAGGGCGCGGTCGTCTTCCGCCACCACGACATCACGGCGATGCCCACGCCCGACATCGCGCGGCTCGGCATCGCCTACGTGCCCGAGAACATGGGCATCTTCGGCGGGCTGACCGTGGAGGAGAACATGCGGCTCGCCTCGACCAGCGGCCGCTTCGACGACGACCGGCTCGGCCGGGTCTTCGCGCTGTTCCCGGCCATGGAGAAATTCTGGACCAAGCAGGCCTTCGCGCTTTCAGGCGGGCAGAAGCAGATGCTGGCGATCTCGCGCGCCATCATCGAGCGGCGCGAACTAATCCTGATCGACGAGCCGACCAAGGGGCTGGCGCCGGCGATCATCCGCAACATGATTACCGCCTTCCGCGAGATCGCCGAGGAGACGACCATTCTTCTTGTCGAGCAGAATTTCCTGTTCGCCCGCTCGCTGGGGCGTGGGGTGGCGGTGATCGACGACGGGCGCATCGTGCATTCTGGCGGCATGGCGGAGCTGGCCGGCGACGAAGCGCTGCAGACGCGGCTGCTCAGCCTGTCGCTGGCAGAGCATCAGTAG
- a CDS encoding host attachment protein gives MSAMKLEHDTWVLVADGEKALFLRNEGDDVYPNLQVVREEHHENPPTREQGTDRPGRLNDASGEHRSAVADTDWHQIEKERFADEIAERLYKMAHMGRFEKIVLVAQPHVLGEMRKKMHKEVTDRVVGEVAKTLTNHTVPEIEKNLTGG, from the coding sequence ATGTCAGCCATGAAGCTCGAGCACGACACCTGGGTCCTGGTCGCCGACGGCGAAAAGGCGCTCTTCCTGCGCAACGAGGGCGACGACGTCTATCCGAACCTGCAGGTCGTGCGCGAAGAGCACCACGAGAACCCGCCCACCCGCGAGCAGGGCACCGACAGGCCGGGCCGCCTCAACGACGCCTCGGGCGAGCACCGCAGCGCGGTCGCCGACACGGACTGGCACCAGATCGAAAAGGAGCGCTTCGCCGACGAGATCGCCGAGCGCCTCTACAAGATGGCCCACATGGGCCGCTTCGAGAAAATCGTCCTGGTCGCGCAGCCCCACGTGCTGGGCGAAATGCGCAAGAAGATGCACAAGGAAGTCACCGACCGCGTCGTCGGCGAGGTCGCAAAGACCCTGACCAACCACACGGTGCCGGAGATCGAGAAGAACCTGACGGGAGGCTGA
- a CDS encoding PAS and helix-turn-helix domain-containing protein — MAIQETTLRDLAFDHAPVGIVLTENRIIRECNDTFAQIFGYGREELLDQSFAFLYPTYEEFLRIRDVGVEPLRRTNQYSDERIMARKDQSLFWCRVRGHSFTRDEPLARAVWSFADLSASRPIVQLTTRERQIVMHLGEGRTSKEIARLLSISPRTVEAHRARLLKKYCASNVAELLASLSGMPH, encoded by the coding sequence ATGGCAATTCAGGAGACTACGCTCAGGGACCTGGCGTTCGACCACGCGCCCGTCGGCATCGTGCTGACGGAGAACCGCATCATCCGCGAGTGCAACGACACCTTCGCGCAGATCTTCGGCTACGGGCGTGAGGAACTGCTCGACCAGTCCTTCGCCTTCCTCTACCCGACCTACGAGGAGTTCCTGCGCATCCGCGACGTCGGCGTCGAGCCGCTCCGGCGCACCAACCAGTATTCCGACGAGCGCATCATGGCGCGCAAGGACCAGTCGCTGTTCTGGTGCCGGGTGCGCGGCCATTCCTTCACCCGCGACGAGCCGCTGGCGCGCGCGGTCTGGTCCTTCGCCGACCTCTCCGCCAGCCGCCCGATCGTGCAGCTCACCACCCGTGAGCGCCAGATCGTCATGCACCTGGGCGAAGGCCGCACCAGCAAGGAAATCGCCCGCCTGCTCTCCATCTCCCCCCGCACCGTCGAGGCCCACCGCGCAAGGCTGCTGAAGAAATACTGCGCCAGCAACGTCGCGGAGCTTCTGGCATCGCTGTCAGGTATGCCGCATTGA
- a CDS encoding branched-chain amino acid ABC transporter permease, producing MNATLERFGGVYLIPVFLAIVAFAMIGSPSTWVTLTAAGLAMGMMIFLMASGLSLVFGLMDVLNFGHSAFVTFGAFIAATVLAAMASWLSADSAVLNMIALAAAIGAATAFGAVAGWFFERVIVKPVYKDHLRQILITMGALIVAEQLILAIWGGVPIAVARPAFLSGSIIIGDVAIETYRIFALLLGLAVFVVLYYALNRTRIGLLIRAGVENREMVESLGFRIDRLFIGVFMAGSALAAMGGAMWAGYQSLITPALGQELLILVFIVVIIGGLGSIEGSLLGAILVGLLTNYVAFLFPKLSLASNMLLMMVVLLWRPYGLKPAVKG from the coding sequence ATGAACGCCACCCTCGAACGCTTCGGCGGCGTCTACCTGATCCCGGTGTTCCTCGCGATCGTCGCCTTCGCCATGATCGGCTCGCCCTCGACCTGGGTGACGCTGACTGCGGCGGGGCTGGCGATGGGGATGATGATCTTCCTCATGGCGTCGGGCCTGTCGCTGGTCTTCGGGCTGATGGACGTTCTGAACTTCGGCCATTCGGCCTTCGTCACCTTCGGCGCCTTCATCGCGGCCACCGTGCTGGCGGCGATGGCGTCGTGGCTGAGCGCCGACAGCGCCGTGCTGAACATGATCGCGCTGGCAGCGGCGATCGGGGCCGCGACCGCCTTCGGCGCGGTAGCCGGCTGGTTCTTCGAGCGGGTGATCGTCAAGCCGGTCTACAAGGACCACCTGCGCCAGATCCTGATCACCATGGGCGCGCTGATCGTGGCCGAGCAGCTGATCTTAGCGATCTGGGGCGGCGTGCCGATCGCGGTTGCGCGGCCGGCATTCCTGTCGGGGTCGATCATCATCGGCGACGTCGCCATCGAGACCTACCGCATTTTCGCGCTGCTGCTCGGCCTCGCCGTCTTCGTCGTTCTCTACTACGCGCTGAACCGCACACGCATCGGGCTCCTGATCCGGGCTGGCGTGGAAAACCGCGAGATGGTGGAATCGCTCGGCTTCCGCATCGACCGGCTGTTCATCGGCGTCTTCATGGCTGGTTCCGCGCTCGCCGCGATGGGCGGTGCGATGTGGGCCGGCTACCAGAGCCTGATCACGCCCGCTCTGGGGCAGGAACTGCTGATCCTCGTCTTCATCGTGGTGATCATCGGCGGGCTGGGTTCCATCGAGGGCTCGCTGCTCGGCGCGATCCTGGTCGGGCTGCTCACCAACTACGTGGCGTTCCTGTTTCCGAAACTGTCGCTGGCATCGAACATGCTGCTGATGATGGTGGTGCTGTTATGGCGGCCCTACGGGTTGAAGCCGGCGGTGAAGGGGTGA